A stretch of Acipenser ruthenus chromosome 1, fAciRut3.2 maternal haplotype, whole genome shotgun sequence DNA encodes these proteins:
- the LOC117421423 gene encoding methylmalonic aciduria type A protein, mitochondrial-like: MGTTNLFLPHFRRAATRNRFINAIVQVAPKSSSGLCSQHTGRNGVDAGQRRSHCIQTALSWQLHDLTAKEQRLLAGLYEGLVQGHRASLAESITLVESCHSRKKELAQVLLQQVLAYQRQQERLHGGKPLAFRVGLSGPPGAGKSTFIEVVGKMLTGRGHKVAVLAVDPSSCTTGGSLMGDKTRMTELSRDMNAYIRPSPTSGTLGGVTRTTNEAILLCEGAGYDIVLVETVGVGQSEFAVADMVDMFVLLIPPAGGDELQGIKRGIIEMADLVVVTKADSDLLVPARRIQAEYTSALKLLRNKSKMWKPQVTRVSSKTGEGVPELWAKIKEFHEAMLGSGELVARRSSQQRVWMWNLIQENALRHFREHPAVREQIPGLEQKVTSGVLSPGLAADLLLKAFSARQ, translated from the exons ATGGGGACCACCAACCTTTTTTTGCCCCATTTTAGAAGAGCTGCTACAAGGAACCGCTTCATAAATGCTATTGTTCAGGTAGCTCCAAAATCCAGCTCAGGACTGTGTTCTCAACACACTGGTCGGAATGGAGTGGATGCAGGACAAAGGAGAAGCCATTGCATTCAGACAGCTTTGAGCTGGCAGCTGCATGACCTCACAGCAAAGGAGCAGAGGCTGCTGGCTGGCCTGTACGAGGGACTGGTGCAGGGACATAGGGCCAGCCTGGCCGAGTCCATCACACTGGTAGAATCCTGCCACAGCAGGAAGAAGGAACTTGCTCAAGTGCTGCTTCAGCAGGTCTTGGCTTACCAGAGACAACAAGAACGTTTACATGGAGGAAAACCTCTTGCTTTCAGAGTGG GGTTGTCTGGTCCTCCTGGTGCTGGGAAGTCAACCTTTATCGAGGTGGTTGGGAAGATGCTGACAGGAAGAGGACACAAAGTTGCAGTTTTGGCTGTAGACCCATCTTCCTGCACCACTGGAG GGTCTCTCATGGGAGACAAAACCCGGATGACAGAGCTGTCCAGGGATATGAATGCTTACATTCGTCCTTCCCCTACCTCTGGTACTCTGGGAGGAGTAACAAGAACCACCAATGAAGCCATACTGCTTTGCGAGGGAGCAGGCTATGACATAGTTTTGGTGGAGACTGTAG gtgTTGGACAGTCTGAATTCGCTGTGGCTGACATGGTCGATATGTTTGTGTTGCTGATTCCGCCAGCAGGGGGTGACGAGCTGCAG GGAATCAAGCGAGGGATTATCGAAATGGCAGATTTGGTTGTTGTGACTAAAGCTGACAGCGATTTGTTGGTTCCTGCCCGCAGAATACAAGCTGAATACACCAGTGCTTTGAAACTTCTTAGAAATAAATCAAAGATGTGGAAGCCGCAG GTGACCCGCGTATCCTCAAAGACTGGAGAAGGGGTTCCAGAGCTGTGGGCTAAAATTAAAGAGTTTCATGAGGCCATGCTTGGCAGTGGAGAGCTGGTAGCCAGGAGGAGCAGCCAGCAGAGGGTGTGGATGTGGAACCTGATCCAGGAGAACGCGCTGAGGCATTTCCGGGAGCACCCTGCGGTCCGCGAGCAGATCCCAGGCCTGGAGCAGAAGGTCACCAGTGGGGTGCTGTCTCCGGGACTGGCTGCAGATCTGCTGCTGAAGGCTTTCTCAGCAAGACAGTGA
- the LOC131737721 gene encoding uncharacterized protein LOC131737721 produces the protein MQYCVSEHSVCAGDSAPRLLQQPCSGDLAPRLLQQPYKVLGFCLHRLLLSKNKSTKLFRALHDLTTELSDLIASNCCENFITTFQGLHFFFFLSSLTFFFISKMTCCQLLCQSDNSTFRRRWGDAKGCSLPLRLIEQRDFEDIKRKARVGWERDDVQRAKSATTYRGQHCAKTLDEPTKLRRRPCSPTRLNNPHPPEVFLVTRLHSIPGYVANGRLDTRDPRDKDNKYPRPGTGSWTLRKTQTNRDKEVFQSFGDSYLAQAVDAGKKLVSEAGSMNKKTDDKDPPSKSNITQALSKHNPDCVVSRNRWLRKAGKEETMAVEKLIKTLSMNRRAVPTCCPHFHVTSFDSLGVKPLKPKVYDYQINPEWVTQPWHTQYRQDRD, from the exons ATGCAGTATTGTGTGAGTGAGCACTCTGTTTGTGCTGGGGATTCAGCACCACGATTGCTTCAGCAGCCATGTTCTGGGGATTTAGCACCACGATTGCTTCAGCAGCCATACAAAGTGCTCGGCTTTTGTTTGCATAGGCTGTTACTTAGCAAAAACAAATCAACAAAACTGTTCAGAGCATTACATGACCTAACAACTGAGCTCTCTGACCTGATAGCTTCAAACTGCTGTGAAAACTTTATTACAACATTTCAaggcttgcatttttttttttttttaagttcattaacttttttttttatatcgaaAATGACGTGTTGTCAGTTGCTTTGTCAGTCTGACAATTCCACTTTTAGAAGACGTTGGGGGGACGCGAAAGGCTGTAGTCTCCCACTGAGACTAATTGAACAGCGGGACTTTGAAGACATCAAAAGAAAAGCGAGAGTAGGGTGGGAAAGGGATGATGTGCAAAGGGCAAAAAGCGCCACCACCTACAGGGGGCAGCACTGCGCCAAAACACTGGATGAACCGACAAAGCTCAGGCGCAGACCATGCTCCCCCACCAGGCTAAACAATCCTCATCCACCAGA ggtGTTTTTAGTAACCCGGCTTCATAGCATCCCAGGGTATGTGGCTAATGGACGACTGGACACAAGAGATCCAAGAG ACAAAGACAATAAGTACCCAAGGCCAGGCACAGGTTCCTGGACACTCAGAAAAACCCAGACTAACAGAGACAAagag GTATTTCAGTCGTTTGGTGATTCTTATTTAGCTCAAGCAGTTGACGCTGGGAAGAAACTTGTCTCTGAAGCTG GTTCAATGAATAAAAAGACTGATGATAAAGACCCACCATCGAAGAGCAACATCACCCAG GCCCTGTCCAAACATAACCCCGACTGTGTTGTGTCAAGGAACCGATGGCTGAGGAAAGCTGGGAAAGAAG AAACCATGGCAGTAGAAAAGCTGATAAAAACCCTTTCCATGAACCGTAGGGCGGTTCCGACGTGTTGCCCTCACTTTCATGTCACCAGCTTTGACTCGCTTGGGGTGAAGCCTCTGAAGCCAAAGGTTTACGATTACCAGATTAACCCGGAGTGGGTGACACAGCCCTGGCACACCCAGTACCGCCAGGACAGGGACTAA